A window of Littorina saxatilis isolate snail1 unplaced genomic scaffold, US_GU_Lsax_2.0 scaffold_124, whole genome shotgun sequence contains these coding sequences:
- the LOC138954667 gene encoding uncharacterized protein codes for MEMREQAHALLRSKMVSIPAQIDGMKINVCLLAPAAGTCNTQFDTATSPWSLNSTCVITQGNSTLDRYACRWYQGKDGCRTVNVGQPAGRLVWYRTGVIYPITSSNYGDKSLVLSQTLGRSDHGTQFRCAVNWARDISGENVTVKVGYKPERLNFTLNSKIEVTVAENDTVYFTCEADSRPVADMTVFRQGGTEIRSGQSPLTLTLTASCTDTGTYFCSASNVIGQADTSASGKLYVRCSPQSSSTDLPTLNFVSTPVSTQFDVIAFLAVGGTFSFRFFGPGGKCRCSADVPLEDIQLSANCQRQSGLDNTFACAVTVHNVSSSEAEGVYSVRVSNVEGFQDYTFEVKVNDGIKMATEECPPSYAVAAIGLGVVLALMLIVIVVVLVIFWRRRWIVPWAYQADNSRDRTASKRESSGMDLYLEPIAEPATLEGERGPYDVLNSEDIGQRSVYSDITQQTGREGTATSDATVPYDVLNPADIGQRSVYSEISQHAGKAGVSVSGTRRKGSAYQNT; via the exons ATAGATGGAATGAAAATCAATGTTTGTCTTTTAGCACCAGCCGCAGGCACATGTAACACTCAGTTTGACACAGCAACTTCCCCGTGGTCTCTCAACAGTACCTGTGTTATCACGCAGGGCAACTCTACACTCGATAGATATGCCTGTCGCTGGTACCAAGGGAAAGATGGG TGCCGCACAGTGAATGTAGGTCAACCAGCAGGACGACTCGTGTGGTACAGGACTGGTGTCATTTATCCTATTACTTCTAGTAACTATGGTGACAAGAGTTTGGTGTTGTCACAGACGCTGGGACGAAGCGACCATGGTACACAGTTTCGTTGTGCCGTCAACTGGGCCAGAGACATTTCTGGCGAAAATGTCACCGTTAAAGTTGGAT ATAAACCAGAACGACTGAATTTTACACTGAACTCAAAAATAGAGGTGACAGTGGCGGAAAATGATACAGTTTATTTCACGTGTGAAGCTGACAGCAGACCTGTAGCAGACATGACAGTGTTCAGACAGGGAGGGACTGAGATAAGGAGCGGTCAGTCccccttgaccttgaccctcaCAGCCAGCTGTACGGACACTGGCACCTATTTCTGTTCTGCCAGCAACGTCATCGGACAGGCCGACACTTCTGCGTCTGGCAAACTCTATGTCAGGT GTTCACCACAAAGTTCGTCCACTGATCTGCCGACACTGAATTTTGTCAGTACGCCTGTTAGCACACAGTTTGATGTGATCGCCTTCCTAGCTGTGGGGGGTACTTTTTCCTTTCGTTTTTTTGGTCCAGGGGGGAAATGCAGATGTTCTGCTGATGTTCCTCTTGAAGATATCCAGCTGAGTGCAAATTGTCAAAGACAATCTGGTTTGGATAATACTTTTGCATGTGCTGTGACTGTGCACAACGTGTCGTCGTCGGAAGCAGAAGGGGTTTACTCTGTCAGAGTCTCCAACGTTGAGGGGTTTCAAGACTACACTTTCGAGGTTAAGGTCAATGATG GCATCAAAATGGCGACCGAAGAATGTCCTCCGAGCTATGCAGTTGCTGCCATAGGCCTGGGTGTTGTGCTGGCCTTGATGCTAATTGTTATTGTCGTCGTCTTAGTTATATTTTGGAGACGTCGATGGATTGTGCCATGGGCCT ACCAAGCTGATAACTCTCGGGATAGAACAGCATCAAAGAG AGAATCTTCCGGAATGGACCTATATCTTGAGCCTATAGCAGAACCTGCTACACTAGAGG GCGAGAGAGGACCATACGATGTTCTGAATAGTGAGGATATTGGACAGAGATCAGTCTACTCTGACATAACCCAACAGACCGGGAGAGAGGGAACCGCAACATCAG ATGCAACAGTCCCTTACGATGTTCTCAATCCTGCGGACATAGGACAAAGATCGGTCTACTCGGAGATATCTCAGCATGCTGGCAAGGCAGGAGTATCAGTATCTGGTACACGACGGAAGG GCTCTGCTTACCAAAACACCTGA